The following coding sequences are from one Frigoribacterium sp. Leaf415 window:
- the alr gene encoding alanine racemase: protein MTHDVTVTVDTAALRHNVEVLRAAVAPAAVMAVVKANAYGHGAVECARAFVEAGVDWLGVADLTEAVALRRAGVEAPVLAWLHAPDEDFVEAAALGITPAVSSVDQLEAAVAAGVRAVHLAIDTGLSRNGAVESEWPELFERAAGHAGVVPVEGLMTHVSNASSEEDGLQTARFARASQMLDERGVRPPLLHVAASAAALDYVGSRATMVRFGLASYGLSPYPDRTSAELGLRPAMTVTAPVTTVKRIPAGEGVSYGYLFRPERDTSIAIVPVGYADGIDRAASERASVTIGRRTYRVRGRIAMNALVIDVGDDPVEIGDEVVLFGDPTLGRQSAADWAEAMGGITYEVVACLAAGLTRRYTA from the coding sequence ATGACCCACGACGTCACCGTCACCGTCGACACGGCCGCGCTGCGACACAACGTCGAGGTGCTGCGGGCGGCCGTCGCGCCGGCCGCCGTCATGGCCGTGGTCAAGGCCAACGCCTACGGCCACGGTGCCGTCGAGTGTGCCCGGGCCTTCGTCGAGGCGGGCGTCGACTGGCTCGGCGTGGCCGACCTGACCGAGGCCGTGGCCCTGCGACGAGCCGGTGTCGAGGCGCCCGTGCTGGCCTGGCTGCACGCGCCCGACGAGGACTTCGTCGAGGCCGCCGCGCTCGGCATCACCCCGGCCGTGTCGAGCGTCGACCAGCTCGAGGCGGCCGTGGCGGCCGGCGTCCGGGCGGTCCACCTGGCGATCGACACGGGTCTGAGTCGAAACGGGGCCGTCGAGTCCGAGTGGCCCGAGCTGTTCGAGCGTGCGGCCGGCCACGCCGGCGTCGTGCCGGTCGAGGGCCTCATGACCCACGTGTCGAACGCCTCGTCCGAGGAGGACGGCCTGCAGACGGCCCGCTTCGCCCGCGCCTCCCAGATGCTCGACGAGCGGGGCGTTCGGCCGCCACTGCTGCACGTCGCCGCCTCGGCGGCGGCGCTCGACTACGTCGGGTCGAGGGCCACGATGGTGCGCTTCGGTCTCGCGAGCTACGGGCTCAGCCCCTACCCCGACCGCACGTCGGCCGAGCTCGGCCTGCGTCCGGCCATGACCGTCACGGCGCCGGTGACCACCGTCAAGCGCATCCCGGCGGGCGAGGGCGTGTCCTACGGCTACCTCTTCCGCCCCGAGCGCGACACGTCGATCGCGATCGTGCCGGTGGGGTACGCGGACGGCATCGACCGGGCCGCGAGCGAGCGCGCGTCCGTCACGATCGGCCGGCGCACCTACCGGGTCCGCGGGCGCATCGCCATGAACGCCCTCGTGATCGACGTGGGCGACGACCCCGTCGAGATCGGTGACGAGGTCGTGCTGTTCGGCGACCCGACCCTGGGCCGGCAGTCCGCCGCCGACTGGGCCGAGGCCATGGGCGGCATCACCTACGAGGTCGTGGCCTGCCTGGCCGCCGGCCTCACCCGGAGGTACACCGCATGA
- a CDS encoding holo-ACP synthase, whose product MIVGIGVDVVDLERFDRSIERTPTLATRLFRADELVLRDGSPRGRQSLAARFAAKEALIKSLGGSTGVRWHDVVVVSDDQGAPSLVLSGGARSLADSRGVTRLHLSLSHDGGVAVAYVVAEGDGRVAADHDDAHHEGADR is encoded by the coding sequence GTGATCGTGGGCATCGGCGTCGACGTCGTCGACCTCGAACGCTTCGACCGCTCGATCGAGCGCACCCCGACACTCGCGACGCGACTGTTCCGGGCTGACGAACTCGTCCTGCGGGACGGCAGCCCCCGCGGGCGCCAGTCGCTTGCGGCCCGCTTCGCCGCCAAGGAGGCGCTGATCAAGTCCCTGGGCGGCTCCACCGGGGTGCGCTGGCACGACGTCGTCGTCGTCTCCGACGACCAGGGAGCCCCGTCGCTCGTGCTCAGCGGGGGAGCACGGTCGCTGGCGGACTCGCGAGGCGTCACGCGCCTCCACCTGTCGCTCAGCCACGACGGCGGGGTGGCGGTCGCCTACGTGGTCGCCGAGGGCGACGGCCGCGTCGCTGCCGACCACGACGACGCACACCACGAAGGGGCAGACCGATGA
- the alr gene encoding alanine racemase gives MSAATSLRRATVDLAAYRANLESLIARLDPVEILAIVKADAYSHGADVLVPEAVAAGIRWFGTVELAPALRMRRLGIGGDASFFAWQLSPSDDLEAAVDLHVDLGVSTLDQLESVAAVARARGGVALLHLTIDTGLHREGCLPSDWPVFVARAVELRDEGVVRLRGIFSHVSETSEADDQAAARVFEKAVADAEAFGATVEKRHMSSSSAALEHPERRFDMVRMGSNGLGIPVTEGVTAADRGLRPVLTLSASVVKVKRVAAGTGVSYDYTFRAPSDTTLALVPLGYADGVSRRAQGAVHVVVNGAPRPIVGRVAMDQFLVDMGDDPVAVGDEVVLFGPGDRGEMTIGEWADATDTIPEEVACRVGARVPRVYVGGRP, from the coding sequence ATGAGCGCCGCGACGTCCCTGCGCCGGGCCACGGTCGACCTGGCCGCGTACCGGGCGAACCTCGAGTCGTTGATCGCCCGTCTCGACCCTGTCGAGATCCTGGCCATCGTCAAGGCCGACGCCTACTCGCACGGGGCCGACGTCCTCGTGCCCGAGGCCGTGGCGGCGGGCATCCGCTGGTTCGGCACGGTCGAGCTCGCGCCGGCCCTGAGGATGCGACGCCTGGGCATCGGCGGCGACGCGTCGTTCTTCGCCTGGCAGCTGAGCCCGTCCGACGACCTCGAGGCCGCCGTCGACCTGCACGTCGACCTGGGGGTGTCGACCCTCGACCAGCTCGAGTCCGTGGCCGCGGTCGCGCGGGCACGCGGTGGCGTCGCCCTCCTCCACCTGACGATCGACACCGGGCTGCACCGCGAGGGCTGCCTGCCCTCGGACTGGCCGGTCTTCGTCGCCCGTGCCGTCGAGTTGCGCGACGAGGGCGTGGTCCGCCTGCGCGGCATCTTCTCTCACGTCAGCGAGACGAGCGAGGCCGACGACCAGGCCGCGGCCCGGGTGTTCGAGAAGGCCGTGGCCGACGCCGAGGCGTTCGGTGCGACCGTCGAGAAGCGGCACATGTCGTCGAGTTCGGCCGCGCTCGAGCACCCCGAGCGGCGGTTCGACATGGTGCGCATGGGGTCCAACGGCCTGGGCATCCCCGTGACCGAGGGCGTGACCGCCGCCGACCGCGGACTGCGTCCGGTGCTCACGCTGAGCGCGTCCGTCGTCAAGGTCAAGCGCGTCGCCGCGGGCACCGGGGTCTCGTACGACTACACGTTCCGTGCCCCGTCCGACACGACGCTCGCGCTCGTGCCCCTGGGCTACGCCGACGGCGTCAGCCGCCGGGCGCAGGGGGCGGTGCACGTCGTCGTGAACGGTGCGCCGCGGCCGATCGTGGGCCGGGTCGCCATGGATCAGTTCCTGGTCGACATGGGCGACGACCCGGTCGCGGTCGGCGACGAGGTCGTGCTGTTCGGGCCGGGCGACCGGGGAGAGATGACGATCGGCGAGTGGGCCGACGCCACCGACACGATCCCCGAAGAGGTCGCCTGCCGCGTCGGCGCCCGGGTGCCGCGCGTCTACGTCGGCGGCCGCCCGTGA